One window of Gloeothece citriformis PCC 7424 genomic DNA carries:
- a CDS encoding response regulator, with amino-acid sequence MDLNFATPVIQSKLSEESSILAIDDDEDNLIIISYVLSAMGYPFMTATRGDEGLLIAQNYQPSLILLDILLPGMNGFEVITHLKQNPSAKNIPIIAVTGLAFPEDKKRILEAGCEDYLSKPYLIRDLEILVNHHLDKNLSCSSSRILFKHKN; translated from the coding sequence ATGGACTTGAATTTTGCAACCCCTGTCATTCAATCAAAATTATCAGAAGAATCATCGATATTAGCAATAGATGATGATGAAGACAATTTAATCATCATTAGTTACGTTTTAAGTGCGATGGGATATCCCTTTATGACTGCAACAAGAGGGGATGAAGGATTATTAATCGCTCAAAATTATCAGCCATCATTGATATTATTAGATATTCTTTTACCGGGAATGAATGGTTTTGAAGTTATCACTCATCTTAAACAGAATCCTTCGGCTAAGAATATTCCGATTATTGCAGTAACGGGATTAGCTTTTCCTGAAGATAAAAAACGTATTCTCGAAGCCGGATGTGAGGATTATCTCAGTAAACCTTATTTAATCCGAGATTTAGAAATATTAGTTAATCATCATCTTGATAAAAATCTATCTTGTTCTTCGTCAAGAATCCTTTTTAAACATAAAAATTAG
- a CDS encoding DUF2294 domain-containing protein, whose product MKPNRVSSQFLEVVLKRRIKALYQEQLNHEPKDIKIYYFDQTIIVIIDGIVTQTEKFLNQHSQKFLAQQVSSVLSHLMESQLKSLIEEVMKVTVIDLLCKAKFETDRMGAIAIFEVHPNFYV is encoded by the coding sequence ATGAAACCCAACAGAGTATCTTCACAATTTTTAGAAGTCGTCCTTAAACGACGAATCAAAGCTCTTTATCAAGAACAACTTAACCATGAACCTAAAGACATAAAAATATACTACTTTGATCAAACTATCATTGTCATTATTGATGGGATTGTCACTCAAACTGAAAAATTCCTCAATCAGCACTCACAAAAATTTTTAGCGCAACAAGTTAGCTCTGTTCTCAGTCATTTAATGGAGTCTCAACTTAAAAGTTTAATCGAAGAAGTGATGAAAGTTACAGTAATTGATCTCCTCTGTAAGGCAAAATTTGAAACCGATCGAATGGGAGCGATCGCCATTTTTGAAGTTCATCCTAATTTTTATGTTTAA
- a CDS encoding GMC oxidoreductase produces the protein MIIDDQHYDVIIIGTGAGGGTLASKLAPTGKKILVLERGDLSPHEHEHWNVMDMVTKNDMPVTKEQWYDNAGEPFRPQINYWVGGNTKFYGAALMRMRERDFKKVEHLDGISPEWPLKYQDFEPYYTQAEKLYNVHGQGGNDPTEPYRSEEYPYKPVNHEPRMQEICEGISQQGLHPFHLPLGLKQNNRNNYFESPNIEGDTTVLNRSDVKANAEEVGILPALKSPNVTLKTKAKVVCLHTNSSGKEVKGVEAEISGQSYLFFGHIIVLACGAVNSAVLLLKSASEKHPLGLANRSDQVGRNFMKHLNTVMVQFSSAPNKSVFQKTICVNDFYWGDENFSFPMGHIQNTGNILQDMLPTEAMPILSLLVKLMPGFGLRQLANHSIGWWLQTEDLPDPNNRVQVIGNRLHLDYTPNNTEAHDRLIHRWMDVLKTIDRHSDNSLFPWGVYPRSETPIQVVAYQSGTCRFGEDPTTSVLDLNCRTHDVDNLYVVDGSFFPSSSGVTPALTIIANALRVGDHLMERLN, from the coding sequence ATGATAATTGATGATCAACATTATGATGTAATTATTATCGGAACAGGGGCAGGAGGTGGAACATTAGCCTCGAAACTTGCACCAACGGGTAAAAAGATTTTAGTGTTAGAAAGAGGGGACTTATCCCCCCATGAACATGAACACTGGAATGTGATGGATATGGTCACAAAAAATGATATGCCGGTGACCAAAGAGCAATGGTATGATAATGCAGGTGAGCCGTTTCGTCCTCAAATTAACTATTGGGTAGGGGGGAATACTAAGTTTTATGGTGCGGCTTTAATGCGAATGCGGGAACGGGATTTTAAAAAAGTTGAACATCTCGATGGAATTTCTCCGGAATGGCCATTAAAGTATCAAGATTTTGAACCTTATTACACCCAAGCAGAAAAGCTTTACAATGTTCATGGACAGGGGGGAAATGACCCTACTGAACCCTACCGCAGCGAAGAATATCCCTATAAACCGGTTAATCATGAACCTCGAATGCAAGAGATTTGTGAGGGAATTTCTCAACAAGGGTTACATCCTTTTCATTTACCTTTAGGACTCAAACAAAATAACCGAAATAATTATTTTGAAAGTCCTAATATTGAAGGAGATACTACGGTTTTAAATCGAAGTGATGTTAAGGCTAATGCTGAAGAAGTGGGGATTCTTCCGGCTCTTAAATCTCCTAATGTGACCTTAAAAACTAAAGCCAAAGTTGTCTGTTTACACACGAATTCGTCAGGAAAAGAAGTCAAGGGAGTTGAAGCAGAAATTAGTGGGCAGTCTTATTTATTTTTTGGTCATATTATTGTGTTAGCTTGTGGGGCGGTTAATTCTGCGGTTTTATTGCTGAAATCTGCCAGTGAAAAACACCCTTTAGGGTTAGCGAACCGATCAGATCAGGTGGGACGAAATTTTATGAAACACCTGAATACTGTGATGGTACAATTTAGTTCAGCGCCGAATAAAAGTGTTTTCCAAAAGACGATTTGTGTCAATGATTTTTATTGGGGAGATGAGAATTTTTCTTTCCCAATGGGTCATATTCAAAATACGGGTAATATCCTACAAGATATGTTACCCACTGAAGCTATGCCGATCTTGTCTCTTTTGGTGAAATTAATGCCAGGGTTTGGGTTGCGACAATTAGCCAATCATTCTATTGGTTGGTGGTTGCAAACGGAAGATTTACCCGATCCTAATAATCGAGTACAAGTTATCGGCAATAGGCTACATTTAGATTATACTCCCAATAATACTGAGGCTCACGATCGCTTAATTCATCGTTGGATGGATGTCTTAAAAACTATCGATCGCCATTCAGATAATTCTCTGTTTCCTTGGGGGGTTTATCCCCGTAGTGAAACTCCAATTCAAGTAGTCGCTTATCAGTCTGGAACTTGTCGGTTTGGAGAAGATCCGACTACCTCAGTTTTAGACTTGAATTGTCGCACTCATGACGTGGATAATTTGTATGTGGTTGATGGGAGTTTCTTCCCTTCTAGTTCTGGGGTGACTCCGGCGTTAACGATTATTGCTAACGCGCTACGAGTCGGAGATCATCTCATGGAACGGCTGAATTAA
- a CDS encoding RNA-guided endonuclease InsQ/TnpB family protein, whose amino-acid sequence MLVFEFKCKATKQQYQAIDEAIRIGQFIRNKCLRYWMDASREKKVNYAVLCQIIPDLCKEFPFAEKLNSMARQASAERTWFAVSRFFDNCKKKVPGKKGYPKFKKHSRSVEYKTSGYKISDERKYLTITDKTGIGKLKLIGSRNLSFYDKKLIKRVRLIRRADGYYAQFGIDFSREELLPSTGKIVGIDVGITSFYTDSNGNKVDNPKYLRKSEKRLKKAQRRLSKRFKKGKQQSKRYHKQRNKVTKIHLKVSRQRKDFAVKTAKTLICSNDAVVYEELKIKNMVKNRKLAKSISDASWSIFTNWLDYFGKIHGRYVQSVAPHFTSQNCSNCGEIVKKSLSVKTHICSCGCVLDRDENAAVNILRKVFPNTAGQAGIYAQGQTDLCLISESLLDKLTG is encoded by the coding sequence ATGCTAGTTTTTGAGTTTAAGTGCAAGGCAACAAAACAACAGTATCAAGCCATAGATGAAGCTATCCGTATAGGGCAGTTCATCAGAAACAAGTGCTTAAGGTACTGGATGGATGCCTCCAGAGAAAAAAAGGTAAATTATGCTGTTTTATGCCAAATAATCCCCGATCTTTGTAAGGAGTTTCCTTTTGCTGAAAAATTAAACTCAATGGCTAGACAAGCTTCTGCTGAACGTACTTGGTTTGCCGTTTCAAGATTTTTTGATAATTGCAAAAAGAAAGTACCAGGCAAAAAGGGATACCCTAAATTCAAAAAACATTCTCGTTCTGTTGAGTATAAAACTTCAGGCTATAAAATTTCTGATGAGCGAAAATACTTAACAATAACTGATAAAACTGGTATAGGAAAACTTAAGCTTATCGGTAGTCGTAATTTAAGTTTCTACGACAAGAAATTAATTAAAAGAGTCAGATTAATTAGACGTGCTGATGGCTATTATGCCCAGTTTGGTATTGACTTTAGCCGTGAGGAGTTATTGCCTTCAACTGGTAAGATAGTTGGTATAGATGTAGGAATTACTTCTTTTTATACTGACTCCAATGGAAATAAAGTTGATAACCCCAAATACCTAAGAAAGTCAGAAAAGCGTCTTAAAAAAGCTCAAAGAAGGTTGTCTAAACGTTTTAAGAAAGGTAAACAACAATCCAAACGATACCATAAACAAAGAAATAAAGTAACTAAGATACATCTTAAAGTTTCTAGACAGCGTAAAGACTTTGCTGTAAAAACAGCTAAGACGTTAATCTGCTCTAACGATGCAGTAGTCTATGAAGAACTTAAGATTAAAAATATGGTGAAAAATAGAAAACTAGCTAAAAGTATTAGTGATGCTAGTTGGTCTATTTTTACTAATTGGTTAGATTACTTTGGCAAAATTCATGGGAGATATGTTCAGTCTGTAGCACCTCATTTCACTTCTCAAAATTGTTCTAATTGTGGTGAAATTGTCAAAAAATCATTATCAGTTAAAACTCATATTTGTAGCTGTGGATGTGTATTAGATAGAGATGAAAATGCCGCTGTAAATATATTAAGAAAAGTTTTTCCAAATACTGCTGGGCAAGCAGGAATCTACGCTCAGGGACAGACCGACCTCTGTTTAATAAGTGAAAGCTTATTAGATAAGTTGACTGGATGA
- a CDS encoding NblA/ycf18 family protein: MKQQSEIGKLSMEQQFQLRRFSDQVGNLSKEQAQEFLVELYKHMLSKENFYKHFLKQEWGLDSSPFPAA; this comes from the coding sequence ATGAAACAACAATCTGAAATCGGTAAACTCTCGATGGAACAACAATTTCAACTAAGAAGATTCTCCGATCAAGTTGGAAATTTATCAAAAGAACAAGCTCAAGAATTTTTAGTTGAACTTTATAAACATATGTTGAGTAAGGAAAACTTCTATAAACATTTTTTAAAACAAGAATGGGGTTTAGATTCTTCTCCTTTCCCAGCAGCCTAA
- a CDS encoding DJ-1/PfpI/YhbO family deglycase/protease, translated as MVYSNGNKQARIGILLENHFEDFEFKIPYTALKQAGSEVVVIGSRMNDEYQGKRGKESVKPDATATEIRAEDFDCIIIPGGNAPDRIRANPNAIRLIIDAMAQEKLIATVCHGIQVLIEADQIRDKQVTGFRSIRKDIENAGATYIDEPVVVQGNLITARQPGDLPIFTTVILTRLNLSLENTNLPDVSDLIYEWWQLGEIWGGSTRGDLVNALNTALTGENYTAKAFELYAEKATDFGLKTVLEEILVTKRQHIDLLKNRLSKLGENITWQTLGSEAFATWQSWMVSSDNLEILRRALGDIQTGVVDSYHLCNQLSDPFTVALLTDIESNLSRHEIRLSELYRARLGSNVKPPMPTTMAVVG; from the coding sequence ATGGTATATAGTAACGGCAATAAACAAGCACGTATTGGAATTTTATTAGAAAATCATTTTGAAGATTTTGAATTTAAAATTCCTTATACTGCCCTAAAACAAGCAGGATCAGAAGTTGTTGTTATTGGTTCACGCATGAATGATGAATATCAAGGAAAACGGGGCAAAGAATCAGTCAAACCCGATGCTACAGCAACAGAAATTCGGGCAGAAGATTTTGATTGTATTATCATTCCTGGAGGTAATGCACCGGATCGAATTCGCGCCAATCCTAATGCAATTCGTTTAATTATAGATGCTATGGCACAAGAAAAATTAATCGCTACTGTGTGTCACGGAATACAAGTTTTAATCGAAGCAGATCAAATTAGAGATAAACAAGTAACTGGGTTTCGTTCTATTCGCAAAGATATTGAAAATGCAGGAGCTACTTATATTGATGAACCTGTCGTTGTTCAAGGAAATTTAATTACTGCTCGACAACCCGGAGATTTACCTATTTTTACGACAGTTATTCTAACACGCTTGAATTTAAGTCTGGAAAATACTAATTTACCCGATGTTAGCGATCTCATTTATGAATGGTGGCAATTAGGAGAAATTTGGGGGGGGTCAACTCGCGGAGATTTAGTTAATGCTTTAAATACAGCCCTAACCGGCGAAAATTATACCGCTAAAGCCTTTGAATTATACGCCGAAAAAGCAACGGATTTTGGATTAAAAACTGTTTTAGAAGAAATTTTGGTTACTAAACGACAACATATAGACTTACTCAAAAATCGTTTATCAAAGCTGGGAGAAAATATCACTTGGCAAACTTTAGGAAGTGAAGCGTTTGCCACATGGCAAAGTTGGATGGTATCGAGTGATAATCTTGAAATTCTCCGCCGTGCTTTAGGAGATATTCAAACCGGTGTAGTAGACTCCTATCATTTATGTAATCAACTGAGTGATCCTTTTACTGTGGCACTTTTAACCGATATTGAATCTAATTTATCCCGTCACGAAATTCGCTTATCTGAACTCTATCGTGCCCGTTTAGGGAGTAATGTCAAACCTCCCATGCCAACCACAATGGCAGTTGTCGGTTAA
- a CDS encoding alpha-amylase family glycosyl hydrolase, which produces MTDKFTLPEFIFGELSTPQGRLKRTRLSKFGLHHDCIISPVDPQENEAIQISVTVGAEIAVKSVILYYTTDGTLPTDLNNPAICTIALERTEITWDTLEWTYLERWTGEIPGQPQGTYIHYAISAITPTNHILYCPYIDLNGLSHFEDLENLDLKLIKKFNSENKPQIYGFSVDQDRIPQWLKEAVIYEIFVDRFAPSPKEDFKTPSDRSGFYGGTLKGIISKLDYLKELGITCLWLTPIFRSPSHHGYDPISHSEIEPRLGTLEDWKMLVKEAQIRGIRIILDYVINHLSNEHPTFKEAQKDPQNSAYHWFRFQNWPNTYDSFFDVPSQPEINSDYPEVRNYLITNACYWLEQGCDGFRLDYAHGATHAFWSVFRRATRQVKEESVTVGEITVPPDLLRSYSGRMDGCLDFKVLELLRSFFGFNNLTVSQFDKKLDQHFAYFYSNFVLPSFLDNHDMNRFLWIVEGDKRRLKLAALCQFTLPNPPIIYYGTEVGLSQLQEVGRLEESRLPMIWGEQQDLELLKFYQELINLRRHCQFWRHSRQSLVLDDHRQLYVYACGDWLIALNNSSHHADLTLSEWHSGQLAFITDNQVNWHNFTAQLNLTPFSGAVIQRAIAIRNQM; this is translated from the coding sequence ATGACTGACAAATTTACCCTACCTGAGTTTATTTTTGGTGAATTATCTACCCCTCAAGGTCGTCTCAAACGCACCAGATTATCAAAATTCGGGTTACATCATGATTGTATAATTTCTCCGGTTGATCCCCAAGAAAACGAAGCGATTCAAATCAGCGTTACTGTTGGGGCAGAAATAGCCGTAAAAAGTGTCATCCTATATTATACCACTGATGGAACACTCCCAACAGACCTGAATAATCCTGCTATTTGTACTATAGCTTTAGAACGAACAGAAATTACATGGGATACTTTAGAATGGACTTATTTAGAACGTTGGACAGGGGAAATTCCCGGACAACCTCAAGGAACTTATATTCACTATGCGATCTCTGCAATAACTCCCACCAACCACATCCTTTATTGTCCTTACATTGATTTAAATGGTCTGTCGCATTTTGAAGATCTAGAAAACCTCGATTTAAAACTGATCAAAAAGTTTAATTCAGAAAATAAGCCTCAAATTTATGGATTTTCAGTAGATCAAGACAGAATTCCTCAGTGGTTAAAAGAAGCGGTTATTTACGAAATTTTTGTTGATCGCTTTGCACCTTCTCCCAAGGAAGACTTTAAAACCCCAAGCGATCGCAGTGGATTTTATGGGGGAACTCTCAAAGGAATTATTAGCAAACTCGACTATTTAAAAGAATTAGGCATAACTTGTCTGTGGTTAACTCCTATTTTTCGGAGTCCTTCACATCATGGGTACGATCCGATCAGTCATAGTGAGATTGAACCCCGTTTAGGCACTCTCGAAGATTGGAAAATGTTGGTTAAAGAAGCGCAAATTCGAGGAATACGAATTATTCTTGATTATGTAATTAATCATTTATCTAACGAACATCCTACTTTTAAAGAAGCACAAAAAGATCCTCAAAATTCTGCTTATCATTGGTTTCGTTTTCAAAATTGGCCGAATACTTATGACAGTTTTTTTGATGTTCCCAGTCAACCTGAAATCAATTCTGACTATCCAGAAGTGAGAAACTATTTAATTACAAATGCTTGCTATTGGTTAGAACAAGGATGTGATGGATTTCGTCTTGACTATGCTCACGGAGCAACTCATGCTTTTTGGTCAGTTTTTCGCCGTGCGACTCGACAAGTTAAAGAGGAGAGTGTTACCGTTGGAGAAATTACAGTTCCACCTGATTTATTGCGTTCCTATTCAGGACGTATGGATGGATGTTTAGACTTTAAAGTTTTAGAATTATTGCGAAGTTTCTTCGGGTTTAATAATTTAACAGTCAGTCAATTTGATAAAAAATTAGACCAACATTTTGCTTATTTTTATTCTAATTTTGTTTTACCTAGTTTTTTAGATAATCATGATATGAATCGCTTTTTATGGATTGTCGAGGGAGATAAGCGACGGTTAAAATTAGCAGCATTATGTCAGTTTACCTTACCGAATCCACCGATTATTTATTATGGGACAGAAGTGGGATTAAGTCAGTTACAAGAGGTAGGAAGACTTGAAGAATCTCGCTTACCTATGATTTGGGGAGAACAGCAAGATTTAGAGTTATTAAAATTTTATCAAGAGTTAATTAATCTACGTCGTCACTGCCAATTTTGGAGACATTCTCGACAAAGTTTAGTGCTTGATGATCATCGACAGTTATATGTTTATGCTTGTGGAGATTGGTTAATTGCTTTAAATAATAGTTCTCATCATGCAGATTTAACGTTATCAGAATGGCACTCTGGGCAATTAGCATTTATCACAGATAATCAGGTAAATTGGCATAATTTTACGGCTCAATTGAATTTAACTCCGTTTTCTGGTGCAGTTATACAAAGAGCTATAGCAATCAGGAATCAGATGTGA
- a CDS encoding DUF2294 domain-containing protein, with the protein MENAQKPTIGQIERNLSQRIQQYYRQQLDHTPSKVTCQIFDHKIAIILEECVTPTEQLLVQEGQVELAQQVRSSIDEIMHQQLKELIEEVLEVTVEDLLSDSTLETGRIGLIAILSDSPDVRNPNAIPKNKQNKVSS; encoded by the coding sequence ATGGAAAATGCACAAAAACCCACTATTGGACAAATAGAAAGAAATTTATCTCAACGAATACAGCAATATTATCGTCAACAATTAGACCATACTCCCAGTAAAGTAACTTGTCAAATTTTTGATCACAAAATAGCTATTATTTTAGAAGAATGTGTCACCCCAACTGAACAACTTTTAGTTCAGGAAGGACAAGTTGAGTTAGCTCAACAAGTTCGCTCTAGTATTGACGAAATTATGCACCAACAACTCAAAGAATTAATTGAGGAGGTTTTAGAGGTAACTGTTGAGGATTTACTGAGCGATTCTACTTTAGAAACTGGACGAATCGGACTTATCGCTATTTTGTCAGATAGTCCCGATGTTCGCAATCCCAATGCTATTCCTAAAAATAAACAAAATAAAGTTTCTTCATAA
- a CDS encoding DUF6364 family protein translates to MTKEKSIRVRLSDKDFERLKKYAAKKDVSMSQIIRDYIKRLPKE, encoded by the coding sequence ATGACTAAAGAAAAAAGTATTAGGGTTCGCTTATCCGACAAAGACTTTGAAAGATTAAAAAAATATGCAGCCAAAAAAGATGTGTCTATGTCCCAAATTATACGAGACTATATTAAACGATTACCTAAAGAATAA
- a CDS encoding BON domain-containing protein, with amino-acid sequence MMNFTDLITLSTVVIAIAVSAQLINKSKPVFNLGLIAVGASLLFFTKTMPATATPDLHFAALAATDSMSREQDALEENLKLAPGGGHYTGLEYPETINPKKSPLDDQGIQNKVESMSDSKVIVAVTNGSVRLTGRAKDKYSAHDLVENVKEIPGVREITFDFSLEDIK; translated from the coding sequence ATGATGAATTTTACTGACTTAATCACTTTATCTACTGTAGTTATTGCTATTGCAGTTTCAGCCCAATTAATCAATAAATCCAAACCCGTATTTAACTTAGGATTAATCGCAGTAGGAGCTAGTTTATTATTTTTTACTAAAACTATGCCGGCAACTGCTACTCCCGATTTACATTTTGCCGCACTTGCTGCTACTGACAGCATGAGCAGAGAACAAGATGCTCTTGAAGAAAATCTTAAATTAGCTCCAGGTGGCGGACATTATACTGGGTTAGAATATCCTGAGACGATCAATCCCAAAAAATCACCTTTAGATGATCAAGGGATTCAAAATAAAGTTGAATCAATGAGCGATAGTAAAGTTATCGTTGCTGTAACTAATGGTTCAGTACGTCTGACAGGAAGAGCAAAAGATAAATATTCTGCTCATGATTTGGTAGAGAATGTTAAAGAAATTCCTGGAGTTCGTGAAATTACTTTCGATTTTAGCTTAGAAGACATTAAATAG
- a CDS encoding sigma-70 family RNA polymerase sigma factor has translation MATAKLDPVRSYLQEIGRIPLLNSEEEVQLATKVQNMLPLLEKENLTAAEKKIVEQGQIAKRKMIQANLRLVVSIAKRYQRRGLSLLDLIQEGSLGLIRAVEKFDPSKGYKFSTYAYWWVRQAITRALAEKSRTIRLPIHMTENLNQLKKSVRELTGELGRKPNEQEVAQRMEIPVEKLREIRHAVYRTDAKSLNITLDDNQTELGEVLPDETSLPIEFVSQWELVTKINDLLEDLPPRQREIITLRFGLQTGKRMSYKEIGRQCGISHERARQLLNRAMRTLKQKAFRLGEVAV, from the coding sequence ATGGCTACAGCAAAACTTGACCCAGTTCGCTCCTATCTTCAAGAAATTGGACGAATTCCCCTATTAAATTCTGAGGAAGAAGTTCAACTAGCGACTAAAGTGCAAAATATGTTGCCTTTATTAGAAAAAGAAAATCTGACGGCAGCAGAAAAGAAAATTGTAGAGCAAGGGCAAATCGCCAAGCGAAAAATGATTCAAGCTAACTTACGCTTAGTGGTTTCTATCGCTAAAAGATACCAGAGACGGGGTTTATCGTTATTAGATTTAATTCAAGAAGGAAGTTTAGGATTAATTCGGGCTGTTGAAAAATTTGATCCGTCTAAAGGATATAAATTTTCGACTTATGCTTATTGGTGGGTTCGACAAGCGATTACTAGGGCACTTGCAGAAAAAAGTCGTACCATTCGTCTGCCGATTCACATGACAGAAAATTTAAATCAACTCAAAAAAAGTGTGCGAGAATTGACTGGGGAATTAGGCAGAAAACCGAATGAACAAGAAGTTGCTCAACGGATGGAAATTCCAGTTGAAAAATTAAGAGAAATTCGTCACGCTGTTTATCGAACCGATGCTAAAAGTTTGAATATTACTTTAGATGATAATCAAACCGAATTAGGGGAAGTTTTACCCGATGAAACCTCTTTGCCAATTGAATTTGTTTCTCAATGGGAATTAGTGACTAAAATTAACGATTTACTCGAAGATTTACCCCCACGCCAACGAGAAATTATTACTCTACGTTTTGGCTTACAAACTGGTAAACGAATGAGTTATAAAGAAATTGGGCGACAATGCGGAATTAGCCATGAACGGGCACGACAGCTATTAAATCGAGCTATGAGAACTCTAAAACAGAAAGCTTTTCGCCTTGGAGAAGTTGCTGTCTAA